Below is a genomic region from Neorhizobium galegae.
TGTCGAACGGCGGTCAGGTCACCGGCATCATTCCCGAATTCCTGGTCGACATGGAGGCCACGCGCCATTCGCTCGGCCAGCTCGACGAGCTGATTGTGACCGAGGACATGCATGCGCGCAAGCACAAGATGTTCGAGCGCGCTGACGCTTTCGTGACCCTGCCGGGTGGTATCGGCACGCTGGAGGAGATCGTCGAGATCATGACCTGGGCGCAGCTCGGACGGCATGAGAAGCCGATGGTCTTTGCCAATATCGGCGGTTTCTGGGATCCGATGCTCGACCTCATCACCCACATGCGCGAACAGGGTTTTATCCACCGTGCTCATCTGGTCCAGCCGCTGGTCATCGCCGATGTCGAGGACATCGTTCCGGCGATCCTGGAACAGGGCGAGGAACGCCCGCCGTCGAGCGGCGAGGGCGCGGTGATCTCGAGGCTGTGAGCGCCGGCGCTTGAGCCCTAGTCGACGATGAAGAGTTTTGCGCCGACGGATGTCGAGGAGCGATGGGGCTCGGCATCGTCGGCCACCTGATAACTCATGCCGGGCGTAAGTACGAAGACCCGGCTGTCGGCGAGTTCGGTCCTCAGTTCGCCTTCAAGGCAGAGCAGGATATGGCCTTTGACGCACCAGTGGTCGGCGAGATAGCCCGGGGTATATTCGACCATCCGCACCCTGATCCCGCCGAAATGGCAGGTCTGCCAGGTCGCCAGCCCCGTGTCGCCCTTGTGCTCCGTCTTGGGAATGGCGCTCCAGTCGGTGGTGCCGAACGGTATATCGCTGATTTTCATGGGAATGCTCCGGGAAAGGCCTATCGGCCGCGCGCTTGCTTGAGAAGCGACCAGGTATAGATTGCCAGCGCCGTCCAGATCAGAACAAAGGCTCCGAGCTTCACGGGGCTGAGCGGCTCGTGGAAGGCGAAGACCGCGATCAGGAAGATCATCGTCGGCGCGATATATTGCATGATGCCGATGGTCGAGAGCTTCAGGAGTTTTGCGCCGTTGGCATAGATCATTAGCGGTGCGGCGGTGACGATGCCGGCTACCATCAGGATGAACGTGTCCCAGCCTGTCGAATTGAGGAGATGGCCCTGACCGGTCGATTCCAGCCAGATCACATAGGGCAGGCAGGGAATGCTGATCAGAAGCACTTCCAGGAAGAAGCCCTGGTTCGGGCCGATCGGCAGGGTTTTCCGGAA
It encodes:
- a CDS encoding TIGR00730 family Rossman fold protein; protein product: MKCVAEKTVPIRSICVYCGSQPGRDPAYIEAGRALGKSIAAHGLRLVYGGGTKGIMGAVAAGVLSNGGQVTGIIPEFLVDMEATRHSLGQLDELIVTEDMHARKHKMFERADAFVTLPGGIGTLEEIVEIMTWAQLGRHEKPMVFANIGGFWDPMLDLITHMREQGFIHRAHLVQPLVIADVEDIVPAILEQGEERPPSSGEGAVISRL
- a CDS encoding DHCW motif cupin fold protein translates to MKISDIPFGTTDWSAIPKTEHKGDTGLATWQTCHFGGIRVRMVEYTPGYLADHWCVKGHILLCLEGELRTELADSRVFVLTPGMSYQVADDAEPHRSSTSVGAKLFIVD